From the genome of Nicotiana sylvestris chromosome 2, ASM39365v2, whole genome shotgun sequence, one region includes:
- the LOC138883066 gene encoding secreted RxLR effector protein 78-like, which produces MKIDMKKAYDSTDWDYMEQVLENLQMPGRFVNWIMKCVRSVFYSIIINGQHILPFHARKGLRQGDPLSPYLFLLAMDYLIRTLKTLKMNPNFNYHPKCAKMKIVQLSFADDLLLFCRGDTISVQLLYQCFQEFSKASGLVANTNKSSIFFGGVSESTEYEIL; this is translated from the coding sequence ATGAAGATTGATATGAAGAAGGCTTATGACTCTACTGACTGGGATTATATGGAACAAGTTCTAGAAAATTTACAAATGCCTGGGAGATTTGTCAACTGGATCATGAAGTGTGTGAGAAGTGTATTTTACTCTATCATTATCAATGGGCAGCATATACTACCATTTCATGCAAGGAAGGGACTGAGGCAGGGAGACCCATTGTCTCCATATCTATTTCTATTGGCCATGGATTACTTGATAAGAACTCTGAAGACATTGAAGATGAATCCAAATTTCAATTACCATCCTAAGTGTGCTAAGATGAAAATAGTACAACTAAGTTTTGCTGATGATCTGTTGCTTTTCTGCAGAGGTGACACTATCTCTGTACAACTACTCTACCAATGCTTTCAAGAATTTTCTAAAGCCTCTGGACTAGTTGCAAATACTAACAAGAGCTCAATTTTCTTTGGTGGAGTTAGTGAGAGTACAGAATATGAGATATTATAG
- the LOC138883055 gene encoding uncharacterized protein: protein MGDYNTIRGQEDRPVGKPVQEAEVRDLNEFMEQNGLTEIRIVGRRFTWTNGHTYSRIDRAIVNIVWMLQIPQLKVRVMDPGCSDHSPLSIKFEENAERESRPFKFLNHLAKHKEFLARVKEAWQKGNEQNKMKDVWCRLKRVKQSMKVLNRAEYNKVDNKISRCRQQLAEL from the coding sequence ATGGGAGATTATAATACAATTAGAGGACAAGAGGATAGACCAGTTGGCAAACCTGTACAAGAGGCTGAAGTCAGGGATCTCAATGAATTTATGGAGCAAAATGGCCTAACAGAAATTAGAATTGTTGGGAGGAGATTCACATGGACCAATGGACATACTTATAGCAGAATAGATAGAGCTATAGTAAATATTGTATGGATGCTACAAATACCACAACTAAAAGTCAGAGTCATGGATCCAGGATGTTCAGATCACTCTCCTTTGAGCATCAAGTTTGAAGAGAATGCAGAAAGAGAATCAAGGCCTTTCAAGTTCCTCAACCATTTAGCTAAACATAAAGAATTCCTTGCAAGAGTAAAGGAAGCATGGCAAAAAGGAAATGAGCAAAACAAAATGAAGGATGTATGGTGCAGGTTAAAAAGGGTGAAACAATCAATGAAGGTACTTAATAGAGCTGAATATAATAAAGTAGATAATAAGATAAGCAGATGTAGACAGCAACTTGCAGAACTGTAG